One Phycisphaera mikurensis NBRC 102666 DNA window includes the following coding sequences:
- a CDS encoding glycerate kinase — translation MRVLVCPDGFKDACTAAEAAGAIAAGLRRAGHEAVERPIADGGEGFAAAYAAAAGLEAADREALDPLGRPVRGRFWIGSVGGVRHAVLDLAEASGLERLDEAERDPWKTSTYGTGQLLSAALDAGAEEIVLGIGGSATHDGALGAAAALGAAVLRGDGSRVAQPTGADLASVSGIALGGLHPRLAGVRLRVACDVANPMTGPAGAARVYARQKGAAEADLPALDAGLCHLERVFREGLGVSVATRAGAGAAGGFGGGAVALLGAELVPGADLLLDAVGFDRRLGGFDLVVTGEGMLDGQTGSGKAVAAVTRRSAAAGVPVVALCGRVEVEDPATLGLRAAVAVGAGLPAAESIRRVLELLEESAARIGGSAGAGR, via the coding sequence ATGCGCGTGCTCGTGTGCCCCGACGGCTTCAAGGACGCCTGCACCGCGGCCGAGGCGGCCGGTGCGATCGCGGCGGGGCTGCGGCGGGCGGGCCACGAGGCGGTGGAGCGGCCGATCGCGGACGGGGGCGAGGGTTTCGCGGCGGCGTACGCCGCCGCCGCGGGCCTGGAGGCCGCGGACCGCGAGGCCCTCGACCCGCTGGGGCGGCCGGTCCGCGGGCGTTTCTGGATCGGCAGCGTCGGAGGCGTCCGACACGCGGTGCTGGACCTCGCGGAGGCCTCGGGCCTGGAGCGGCTCGACGAGGCGGAGCGAGACCCGTGGAAGACGTCGACCTACGGGACCGGGCAGCTGCTCTCGGCGGCGCTGGACGCGGGAGCGGAGGAGATCGTCCTGGGCATCGGCGGCTCCGCCACGCACGACGGGGCGCTGGGGGCGGCGGCGGCGCTGGGGGCGGCGGTGCTGCGGGGAGACGGCTCGCGGGTCGCGCAGCCGACGGGGGCGGACCTCGCCTCGGTGAGCGGCATCGCGCTCGGGGGGCTCCACCCGCGGCTGGCGGGCGTGCGGCTGCGGGTGGCGTGCGACGTCGCCAACCCGATGACCGGTCCGGCGGGCGCGGCTCGCGTGTACGCCCGGCAGAAGGGGGCGGCGGAGGCGGACCTGCCGGCCTTGGACGCGGGGCTGTGTCACCTGGAGCGCGTGTTCCGCGAGGGCTTGGGCGTGAGCGTGGCGACGCGGGCGGGTGCCGGCGCCGCGGGCGGCTTCGGCGGCGGGGCGGTGGCGCTGCTGGGCGCGGAGCTGGTGCCCGGCGCGGACCTGCTGCTGGACGCGGTGGGCTTCGATCGGCGGCTCGGCGGCTTCGACCTGGTCGTCACCGGCGAGGGGATGCTCGACGGACAGACCGGCAGCGGGAAGGCGGTCGCGGCGGTGACGCGGCGATCGGCCGCCGCGGGCGTGCCCGTGGTGGCGCTGTGCGGGCGGGTGGAGGTGGAGGACCCGGCGACGCTGGGGCTGCGGGCGGCCGTGGCGGTGGGCGCGGGGCTGCCGGCGGCGGAGTCCATCCGCCGCGTGCTGGAGCTGCTGGAGGAGTCGGCGGCACGGATCGGCGGGTCGGCCGGAGCCGGGCGATGA
- a CDS encoding type II secretion system F family protein produces the protein MPTYAFQALNDAGKPQKGTINAADADEAAARIKSQGFFPTEIREQKSKKGKKGGGGGGEPGAKKKKGGLGSISIGGVKQKQLTVFTRQMSTLQDAGLPILRSLSILEQQQKPGPLKSALEEIHEDVSAGSALSDAMSRHPKAFNKLYVKMIAAGEVGGVLDLILQRLSEFMEKAAKLKARIISAMIYPAAVISVAGVIVLGIMLLIVPKFIEIFNDFGTELPALTTFLIESAKWLAGPLLPEDQRGTMPIPGVILLLFVPFLIFFAFKFIRKTTIGKNVTDRVLLMIPVAGQLIRKSTIAKFTRTLGTLVNAGVPILDAITITSETTGNAMYSNALMAVHGSVRQGDSFAEPLRKAKVCDPIVVNMIDVGEETGDLDKMLLKIADNYDEEVDVAVAGLVSLLEPIMVVVLGGIVGFIVVALFLPLVKLMSSLM, from the coding sequence ATGCCCACCTACGCATTCCAAGCCCTCAACGACGCCGGCAAGCCCCAGAAGGGCACGATCAACGCCGCGGATGCCGACGAGGCCGCCGCGCGCATCAAGAGCCAGGGTTTCTTCCCCACCGAGATCCGCGAGCAGAAGTCCAAGAAGGGCAAGAAGGGCGGCGGCGGGGGCGGTGAGCCCGGCGCGAAGAAGAAGAAAGGCGGGCTCGGCTCGATCTCCATCGGCGGCGTCAAGCAGAAGCAGCTGACGGTCTTCACCCGCCAGATGTCGACGCTGCAGGACGCCGGCCTCCCCATCCTGCGGAGCCTCTCGATCCTCGAGCAGCAGCAGAAGCCCGGCCCGCTGAAGTCGGCGCTCGAGGAGATCCACGAGGACGTCTCCGCCGGCTCCGCGCTCTCCGACGCGATGTCGCGCCACCCCAAGGCGTTCAACAAGCTCTACGTGAAGATGATCGCCGCCGGCGAGGTCGGCGGCGTGCTCGACCTCATCCTCCAGCGGCTCTCCGAGTTCATGGAGAAGGCCGCGAAGCTCAAGGCCCGCATCATCTCCGCGATGATCTACCCGGCGGCGGTCATCTCCGTCGCCGGCGTGATCGTGCTGGGCATCATGCTGTTGATCGTCCCGAAGTTCATCGAGATCTTCAACGACTTCGGCACCGAGCTGCCCGCCCTGACCACCTTCCTGATCGAGTCGGCGAAGTGGCTTGCGGGGCCGCTGCTGCCCGAGGACCAGCGGGGCACGATGCCGATCCCCGGCGTCATCCTGCTGCTCTTCGTGCCGTTCCTGATCTTCTTCGCCTTCAAGTTCATCCGCAAGACCACGATCGGCAAGAACGTAACCGACCGCGTCCTGCTGATGATCCCCGTCGCCGGGCAGCTGATCCGCAAGTCCACGATCGCCAAATTCACGCGGACGCTGGGCACCCTGGTGAACGCCGGCGTTCCCATCCTCGACGCGATCACGATCACCTCCGAGACCACCGGCAACGCGATGTACTCCAACGCGTTGATGGCCGTCCACGGCAGCGTGCGGCAGGGCGACTCGTTCGCCGAGCCGCTCCGGAAGGCCAAGGTGTGCGACCCGATCGTCGTGAACATGATCGACGTCGGCGAAGAAACCGGTGACCTCGACAAGATGTTGCTGAAGATCGCCGACAACTACGACGAAGAGGTCGATGTCGCCGTCGCCGGCCTGGTTTCGCTGCTCGAGCCGATCATGGTGGTCGTGCTCGGCGGCATCGTCGGCTTCATCGTGGTCGCGCTGTTCCTGCCTCTCGTGAAGCTGATGAGCTCGCTCATGTGA
- a CDS encoding FAD-binding and (Fe-S)-binding domain-containing protein, with translation MSIAPSPARVPAASPVLTDTDEADAFVGELSRRCRGEVLTGRTLRGIYATDASLYQQFPRAVLVPRDEADVAAAVRVCAAHRVPITPRGGATSLSGQTFGPGLVLDFSKHMDQVISVDAEAGTAVVQPGVVRDRLNAQVAEHGLHLSPDPATGSRATVGGMIGNNTCGTRSVVYGKTIDSVISLRCVLADGTVADFTPCDDQTWQARARGEGVSETEARLYRGVRDLVLKHQDAIRTGYPEVLRRVSGYNLDEFVDGAGYTGDIGPRREHNQGHRTWNLANLMVGSEGTLGLITEATVHLEKLPEATALVIVHFDSLDASLRHVDAMLEHKPSTVELLDDIVIREAKVNPSTKAMCNFVEGEPAAVQLVEFFGDTPEEAADRAENFARDMAVRGIGYAHPIRTDPKGMADVWNTRKLGLGLISNNYGPLKGKDFIEDACVPTRHLADYIQKIQKLCQENGIDRLALYAHASVGVVHVVPALDLHHDDQVETMERVAEQAFAWVMEYGGSWSGEHGDGQLRGQFLPKMFGPELYGAFREVKSLFDPHNLMNPGKVVDADPMSEGLRYQVPGYNKRIAEVRTLHHHRSQGGFQLAVEQCNGVGACRKLGSGTMCPSYMATRNEKDTTRGRANALRLAMSGQLGPDPMAALAGDGVKGVLDLCLSCKACKTECPNAVDMGKMKADVMQIRHDRYGASLGYKLLGRMPDAAARIAGPLAPLIQLPLKIPGVRFVMEKLTGIDRRRPLPAFSSTTLARELGGRRPRSEVEAPRGPVVLFDDTYASYMEPGVGVAAVELLEAAGFRVTLADAGCCQRPRLSKGLVREAKQLGTQTLRNLDGFAREGLKIVCLEPSCASALVDDLPDLCDDGEEAEMGRRVAEQVRMIDVFLDEEGVELESSVGDTLLHGHCHQKAMFGTASTKRALGAGCTEVDSGCCGMAGSFGYEHMNVSEKIGEDRLFPAVRGAAAAGKTIVAPGLSCRHQILDFLGVEAKHFVQAVRVRGAATGVARTTATQDSSEAAGRAPA, from the coding sequence ATGAGCATCGCCCCCTCGCCTGCGCGGGTTCCCGCGGCCTCGCCCGTGCTGACCGACACCGACGAGGCGGATGCCTTCGTCGGCGAGCTCTCCCGCCGCTGCCGCGGCGAGGTGCTCACCGGCCGGACGCTCCGCGGGATCTACGCCACGGACGCGTCGCTGTACCAGCAGTTCCCGCGGGCGGTGCTGGTGCCCCGCGACGAAGCGGACGTGGCGGCGGCGGTCCGCGTCTGCGCTGCGCACCGGGTGCCGATCACGCCGCGGGGCGGCGCGACCAGCCTCTCGGGGCAGACCTTCGGGCCCGGGCTGGTGCTCGACTTCTCGAAGCACATGGACCAGGTGATCTCGGTCGATGCCGAGGCGGGCACCGCGGTGGTGCAGCCCGGCGTCGTCCGCGACCGGCTCAACGCGCAGGTGGCCGAGCACGGCCTGCACCTCTCGCCCGATCCGGCGACCGGCAGCCGGGCGACGGTGGGCGGGATGATCGGCAACAACACCTGCGGCACGCGCAGCGTCGTGTACGGCAAGACGATCGACAGCGTGATCTCGCTGCGCTGCGTGCTCGCCGACGGGACGGTCGCCGACTTCACCCCCTGCGACGACCAGACGTGGCAGGCGCGGGCACGCGGCGAGGGCGTGAGCGAGACCGAGGCCCGCCTCTACCGCGGCGTCCGCGACCTCGTGCTGAAGCACCAGGACGCGATCCGCACCGGCTACCCCGAGGTGCTGCGTCGTGTCTCCGGCTACAACCTCGACGAGTTCGTCGACGGCGCCGGCTACACCGGCGACATCGGCCCCCGTCGCGAGCACAACCAGGGCCACCGGACCTGGAACCTGGCGAACCTCATGGTGGGCAGCGAGGGCACGCTGGGGCTGATCACCGAGGCGACCGTCCACCTGGAGAAGCTTCCCGAAGCGACCGCGCTGGTCATCGTGCACTTCGACTCGCTCGACGCGAGCCTCCGCCACGTCGACGCGATGCTCGAGCACAAGCCCAGCACCGTCGAGCTGCTCGACGACATCGTGATCCGCGAGGCGAAGGTGAACCCGTCGACCAAGGCGATGTGCAACTTCGTCGAGGGCGAACCGGCGGCCGTGCAGCTCGTCGAGTTCTTCGGCGACACGCCGGAGGAAGCCGCGGACCGCGCCGAGAACTTTGCCCGCGACATGGCGGTCCGCGGGATCGGCTACGCGCACCCGATCCGCACCGATCCCAAGGGCATGGCCGACGTGTGGAACACGCGGAAGCTCGGGCTCGGGCTCATCTCCAACAACTACGGGCCGCTCAAGGGCAAGGACTTCATCGAGGACGCCTGCGTGCCCACGCGGCACCTCGCCGACTACATCCAGAAGATCCAGAAGCTCTGCCAAGAGAACGGCATCGACCGCCTCGCGCTCTACGCCCACGCCTCGGTGGGCGTCGTCCATGTGGTCCCCGCGCTGGACCTGCACCACGACGACCAGGTGGAGACGATGGAGCGTGTGGCCGAGCAGGCCTTCGCGTGGGTGATGGAGTACGGCGGCAGCTGGTCGGGCGAGCACGGCGACGGGCAGCTCCGCGGGCAGTTCCTGCCGAAGATGTTTGGCCCGGAGCTGTACGGAGCCTTCCGCGAGGTGAAGTCGCTGTTCGATCCGCACAACCTCATGAACCCCGGGAAGGTGGTGGACGCGGATCCGATGTCCGAGGGCCTGCGTTACCAGGTGCCGGGTTACAACAAGCGGATCGCGGAAGTCCGCACCCTGCACCACCACCGCTCGCAGGGCGGCTTCCAGCTGGCCGTCGAGCAGTGCAACGGGGTGGGGGCTTGCCGCAAGCTCGGCAGCGGCACGATGTGCCCCTCCTACATGGCGACGCGGAACGAGAAGGACACCACCCGCGGCCGGGCCAACGCCCTGCGGCTGGCGATGTCCGGGCAGCTCGGTCCCGACCCGATGGCGGCGCTCGCCGGCGACGGCGTGAAGGGCGTGTTGGACCTCTGCCTCTCGTGCAAGGCCTGCAAAACCGAGTGCCCCAACGCGGTGGACATGGGCAAGATGAAGGCGGACGTGATGCAGATCCGCCACGACCGCTACGGGGCGAGCCTGGGGTACAAGCTGCTCGGCCGCATGCCCGATGCGGCCGCCAGAATCGCCGGGCCGCTGGCGCCGCTGATCCAGCTGCCGCTGAAGATCCCCGGCGTCCGCTTCGTGATGGAGAAGCTCACGGGCATCGACCGCCGGCGGCCGCTGCCGGCCTTCAGCTCCACCACGCTGGCGCGGGAACTCGGAGGCCGCCGCCCGCGGAGCGAGGTCGAAGCGCCGCGGGGCCCGGTGGTCCTCTTCGACGACACGTACGCCAGCTACATGGAGCCGGGGGTCGGCGTCGCGGCGGTGGAGCTGCTCGAGGCCGCCGGCTTCCGCGTGACGCTCGCCGACGCCGGCTGCTGCCAGCGCCCGCGGCTGTCCAAGGGCCTCGTCCGCGAAGCCAAGCAGTTGGGGACGCAGACCCTCCGCAACCTCGACGGCTTCGCCCGCGAGGGCCTCAAGATCGTGTGCCTGGAGCCCAGCTGCGCTTCGGCCCTGGTCGACGACCTCCCCGACCTGTGCGACGACGGCGAGGAGGCGGAGATGGGCCGGCGGGTGGCGGAGCAGGTCCGCATGATCGACGTCTTCCTCGACGAGGAGGGCGTGGAGCTGGAGTCCTCCGTCGGCGACACGCTGCTGCACGGCCACTGCCACCAGAAGGCGATGTTCGGCACCGCCTCGACGAAGAGAGCGCTGGGCGCCGGCTGCACCGAGGTCGACAGCGGCTGCTGCGGCATGGCCGGTAGCTTCGGCTACGAACACATGAACGTGAGCGAGAAGATCGGCGAGGACCGGCTCTTCCCTGCCGTGCGGGGAGCCGCCGCGGCGGGCAAGACGATCGTGGCGCCGGGTCTCTCGTGCCGGCACCAGATACTCGACTTCCTCGGTGTCGAGGCGAAGCACTTCGTGCAGGCGGTGCGGGTGAGGGGAGCCGCCACCGGGGTGGCGAGGACCACAGCAACGCAAGATTCGAGCGAGGCTGCCGGTCGCGCCCCCGCGTGA
- a CDS encoding pyridoxine 5'-phosphate synthase codes for MPTALSVNINKIALLRNARPGNVPDPVGFGRLALEAGAQGLTVHPRPDERHIRRGDVERTAALLAEPAWAAAELNVEGNPLLPHFLPIVRGVRPDQVTLVPDGPDQNTSDHGFDGRDAEQAPRLRDLTAELKALGCRVSLFVDADEAAMEPAARLGVDRVELYTGPWAEAFGTGSEAASLGRFQRAAAAAADAGLGVNAGHDLSLANLGRFLSIGGIEEVSIGHALCAEALEHGVAETVRRYLRLCSGR; via the coding sequence GTGCCCACCGCCCTCTCCGTCAACATCAACAAGATCGCCCTGCTGCGGAACGCGCGGCCGGGCAACGTGCCCGACCCGGTCGGCTTCGGCCGGCTGGCCCTGGAGGCCGGCGCCCAAGGCCTCACCGTGCACCCGCGGCCAGACGAGCGTCACATCCGCCGCGGCGACGTCGAGAGGACCGCCGCCCTCCTCGCCGAGCCGGCCTGGGCCGCGGCCGAACTCAACGTCGAGGGCAACCCGCTGCTTCCGCACTTCCTGCCGATCGTCCGCGGCGTGCGGCCCGACCAGGTGACGCTCGTGCCCGACGGTCCGGACCAGAACACCAGCGACCACGGCTTCGACGGCCGCGACGCGGAGCAGGCGCCGCGGCTCCGCGACCTGACGGCGGAGCTGAAGGCCCTCGGCTGCCGCGTTTCCCTCTTCGTCGACGCGGACGAGGCGGCGATGGAGCCGGCCGCCCGCCTCGGCGTAGACCGGGTCGAGCTCTACACCGGCCCCTGGGCGGAAGCCTTCGGCACCGGGTCGGAAGCCGCGTCGCTGGGCCGTTTCCAGCGCGCCGCCGCGGCCGCGGCCGACGCCGGCCTCGGCGTCAACGCGGGGCACGACCTCAGCCTCGCCAACCTCGGCCGGTTCCTCTCGATCGGGGGCATCGAGGAGGTCAGCATCGGCCACGCCCTCTGCGCCGAGGCGCTGGAGCACGGCGTGGCCGAGACGGTGCGGCGCTACCTCCGCCTCTGCTCGGGGCGCTGA
- the tadA gene encoding tRNA adenosine(34) deaminase TadA gives MSEHDEPMMRHALRLAAEAAALGEVPVGAVVHRDGEILGRGANRREARADPTAHAEVLALRAAAARLGTWHLEGCDLVATLEPCPMCAGAAINARVARVVYAAADPNAGCCGSLMDLCAHTRFNHHPRVTGGVLAEEGAALLLAFFRSRRKKPPAAAAPPAGPDGRAPNRQAPG, from the coding sequence GTGAGCGAGCACGACGAACCCATGATGCGCCACGCGCTGCGGCTCGCGGCCGAAGCGGCCGCCCTCGGCGAGGTGCCCGTGGGGGCCGTCGTGCACCGCGACGGGGAGATCCTCGGGCGCGGCGCCAACCGCCGCGAAGCGCGGGCCGATCCCACCGCCCACGCCGAGGTCCTCGCCCTCCGCGCCGCCGCCGCCCGCCTGGGCACGTGGCACCTGGAGGGCTGCGACCTGGTCGCCACGCTCGAACCCTGCCCGATGTGCGCCGGCGCGGCCATCAACGCCCGCGTCGCCCGCGTCGTCTACGCCGCCGCCGACCCCAACGCCGGCTGCTGCGGCAGCCTCATGGACCTCTGCGCCCACACCCGCTTCAACCACCATCCGCGGGTGACCGGCGGCGTGCTCGCCGAGGAGGGGGCCGCCCTGCTGCTCGCCTTCTTCCGCTCCCGCCGGAAGAAGCCGCCCGCCGCCGCCGCACCCCCCGCCGGCCCCGACGGGCGAGCCCCCAACCGCCAAGCGCCGGGCTGA
- a CDS encoding UDP-2,3-diacylglucosamine diphosphatase, giving the protein MTLTYRTVFVSDVHLGCRAARAKALNRFLKHLRCERLYLVGDVIDMWRLKSKWHWPESHNRVLRRLLDHSKHGTEVIFLPGNHDEAARQFIGAEFGGIHVRALDVHETLDGRKLLVTHGDQFDIVVRSGRLLPMLGAQGYNLLLAANRPFNAIRQKLGLPYASLSKRVKYSVKRACTHISNFEELLMLDAHNRGLDGVVCGHIHHPAFRPRSLFPQQLVDYYNCGDWMEGSSALVEHLDGRLELIDAEAVVEQHRAQAEEEADEAATDEAQPSLVELIAYGRIFAEAGGSPPVADRTDPADPVVGVIRPATEPGGDRPATPDDAPNRA; this is encoded by the coding sequence GTGACGCTCACCTACCGCACCGTCTTCGTGAGCGACGTGCACCTGGGCTGCCGCGCCGCCCGTGCGAAGGCCCTGAACCGCTTCCTCAAGCACCTGCGTTGCGAGCGGCTGTACCTCGTCGGCGACGTGATCGACATGTGGCGGCTGAAGTCGAAGTGGCACTGGCCCGAGAGCCACAACCGGGTGCTCCGCCGCCTGCTCGACCACAGCAAGCACGGCACCGAGGTCATCTTTCTGCCCGGGAACCACGACGAGGCCGCCCGGCAGTTCATCGGCGCCGAGTTCGGCGGCATCCACGTCCGCGCCCTCGACGTCCACGAGACGCTCGACGGCCGGAAGCTGCTCGTCACCCACGGCGATCAGTTCGACATCGTGGTCCGCAGCGGCCGGCTCCTGCCGATGCTCGGGGCCCAGGGGTACAACCTGCTCCTCGCCGCCAACCGGCCCTTCAACGCGATCCGGCAGAAGCTCGGCCTGCCCTACGCCTCGCTCTCCAAGCGGGTCAAGTACAGCGTCAAGCGTGCCTGCACGCACATCTCCAACTTCGAGGAGCTGCTGATGCTCGACGCCCACAACCGGGGGCTCGACGGCGTCGTCTGCGGCCACATCCACCACCCCGCCTTCCGTCCCCGGAGCCTCTTCCCGCAGCAGTTGGTCGACTACTACAACTGCGGCGACTGGATGGAGGGATCTTCCGCCCTGGTCGAGCACCTCGACGGACGCCTCGAACTCATCGACGCGGAGGCGGTGGTGGAACAGCACCGGGCGCAGGCGGAGGAGGAGGCCGACGAAGCGGCGACGGACGAAGCTCAGCCGTCGCTCGTGGAGCTCATCGCGTACGGCCGCATCTTCGCTGAAGCGGGAGGATCGCCGCCCGTCGCGGACCGCACGGACCCCGCGGATCCCGTGGTGGGGGTCATCCGCCCCGCGACCGAGCCCGGCGGCGACCGCCCCGCCACCCCCGACGACGCGCCAAATCGAGCGTGA
- a CDS encoding GspE/PulE family protein has product MEDLKGRRLGRVLTKMGVVTRDQVQEALGLQENRQATLGQLLIELGYVEQEQLNGALGYQQGMDTVDLGDFDIPPAVIAMIPAEMANTYHVLPLQYDEKTKKLTIAMRSADNYQALDTLRLMMGFNVEAVLAPPDQLEKRIGQYYGEDEESLASLVADLADEDGADFEVDGSKSIDLEAQIEMANDNRVVRLLNLVLLQAIKDKASDIHFEPFDDEFKMRYRIDGVLYEMIPPPKHLAIPIVSRIKVMANLDIAERRLPQDGRIELTVGEEPVDLRVAVLPTMFGESVVLRILDRSNVSLDLAKVGMRDDDLDAFRQLIRKPNGIVIVTGPTGSGKTTTLYSALSELNGIKEKILTAEDPVEYDIDGLIQVQVNPAVGLTFAAALRSFLRQDPDIVLIGETRDLETAQIAVQASLTGHLVFTTLHTNDAPSSIARLLDLGLENFLITATIEGILAQRLIRRICPRCKETYEASEDELYALQLTLEDLEGRKLYRGRGCEYCNHSGYKGRMGLFEIMILDDDMRELIMKQASTQLLRNESRKRGMRTLRQSGLMALYDGMTTIEEIIRETMVED; this is encoded by the coding sequence ATGGAAGATCTCAAAGGCCGCCGCCTCGGGCGGGTGCTCACGAAGATGGGCGTGGTGACCCGGGACCAGGTGCAGGAGGCGCTGGGCCTGCAGGAGAACCGGCAGGCGACGCTCGGCCAGCTGCTCATCGAGCTCGGCTACGTCGAGCAGGAGCAGCTCAACGGGGCCCTGGGCTACCAGCAGGGCATGGACACCGTCGACTTGGGGGATTTCGACATCCCCCCGGCGGTCATCGCCATGATCCCCGCGGAGATGGCGAACACGTACCACGTGCTCCCCCTTCAGTACGACGAGAAGACCAAGAAGCTGACGATCGCGATGCGGTCGGCGGACAACTACCAGGCGCTCGACACGCTCCGCCTGATGATGGGCTTCAACGTCGAGGCCGTGCTGGCCCCGCCGGATCAGCTCGAGAAGCGGATCGGCCAGTACTACGGGGAAGACGAGGAGTCGCTCGCCTCGCTGGTCGCGGACCTCGCGGACGAGGATGGAGCGGACTTCGAGGTCGACGGATCCAAGAGCATCGACCTTGAGGCTCAGATCGAGATGGCGAACGACAACCGCGTCGTCCGCCTGCTGAACCTCGTTCTGCTGCAAGCGATCAAGGACAAGGCCTCGGACATCCACTTCGAGCCGTTCGACGACGAGTTCAAGATGCGGTACCGCATCGACGGCGTGCTGTACGAGATGATCCCGCCGCCGAAGCACCTCGCGATCCCGATCGTCTCCCGCATCAAGGTGATGGCGAACCTCGACATCGCCGAGCGTCGGCTGCCCCAGGACGGCCGCATCGAGCTCACCGTCGGTGAAGAGCCCGTCGACCTCCGCGTCGCGGTCCTGCCGACCATGTTCGGGGAGTCGGTGGTGCTGCGGATCCTCGACCGCTCGAACGTCTCGCTCGACCTGGCCAAGGTCGGCATGCGGGACGACGACCTCGACGCCTTCCGCCAGCTGATCCGCAAGCCCAACGGCATCGTCATCGTCACCGGCCCCACCGGCTCGGGCAAGACGACCACGCTCTACTCCGCCCTCTCCGAACTCAACGGCATCAAGGAGAAGATCCTCACCGCCGAGGATCCGGTGGAGTACGACATCGACGGCCTCATCCAGGTCCAGGTGAACCCCGCCGTCGGGCTCACGTTCGCCGCCGCGCTGCGCAGCTTCCTCCGGCAGGACCCCGACATCGTGCTCATCGGCGAGACGCGCGACCTGGAGACGGCGCAGATCGCCGTGCAGGCGTCGCTCACGGGCCACCTCGTGTTCACCACGCTGCACACGAACGACGCCCCTTCTTCGATCGCGCGTCTCCTGGACCTCGGCCTCGAGAACTTCCTGATCACCGCCACCATCGAGGGCATCCTCGCCCAGCGCCTGATCCGCCGGATCTGCCCGCGCTGCAAAGAGACGTACGAAGCGAGCGAGGACGAGCTGTACGCCCTGCAGCTCACGCTGGAGGACCTCGAAGGCCGCAAGCTCTACCGCGGCCGCGGTTGCGAGTACTGCAACCACTCCGGCTACAAGGGCCGGATGGGTCTGTTCGAGATCATGATCCTCGACGACGACATGCGCGAGCTGATCATGAAGCAGGCGTCCACCCAGCTGTTGCGCAACGAATCGCGCAAGCGCGGCATGCGGACGCTTCGGCAGTCCGGGCTCATGGCGCTTTACGACGGGATGACGACCATCGAAGAGATCATCCGCGAAACCATGGTCGAAGACTGA
- a CDS encoding esterase/lipase family protein encodes MPSQSPPGSSLDGGLAAFARSVALWPPPADGPENPSFPLTVRDAWADLHRMHREPAPQPRPLVLVGGWLDPLVGMRWVQRRLGKCFARPRILLVHHAIFATHRAYRDRLVAAVDAAFPGEEVDVVGHSMGGLLARYAARPVEGAKRIRIHSLYTLGTCHRGAAMAPLVPLEPLARAMLPGSPHLRMLDDALPAAEYRLVCYARLQDELVGTDRCAPAAHPLHWVPNRRFQRAHRRCRDDARLIADVARRIRGEEPFAKEPAAPLP; translated from the coding sequence ATGCCCTCCCAGAGCCCCCCTGGCTCCAGCCTCGACGGGGGCCTCGCCGCCTTCGCCCGCAGCGTCGCGCTCTGGCCCCCGCCCGCGGACGGTCCGGAGAATCCGTCCTTTCCGCTCACGGTCCGCGACGCCTGGGCCGATCTGCACCGCATGCACCGCGAGCCGGCGCCGCAGCCGCGGCCGCTGGTGCTGGTCGGCGGCTGGCTCGACCCGCTCGTGGGGATGCGGTGGGTGCAGCGGCGGCTGGGGAAGTGCTTCGCGCGGCCGCGGATCCTGCTCGTCCACCACGCGATCTTCGCGACGCACCGGGCGTACCGCGACCGGCTGGTCGCCGCGGTGGACGCGGCGTTCCCCGGTGAGGAGGTCGACGTGGTCGGCCACTCCATGGGCGGGCTCCTGGCTCGCTACGCGGCGAGGCCGGTCGAGGGGGCGAAGCGGATCCGGATCCACAGCCTCTACACCCTCGGCACCTGCCACCGCGGCGCCGCGATGGCCCCGCTGGTCCCCCTCGAGCCACTCGCCCGGGCCATGCTGCCGGGCAGCCCGCACCTGCGGATGCTCGACGACGCCCTGCCCGCCGCGGAGTACCGGCTCGTCTGCTACGCCCGGCTGCAGGACGAGCTGGTCGGCACCGACCGCTGCGCCCCCGCCGCTCACCCGCTGCACTGGGTCCCGAACCGGCGCTTCCAGCGGGCCCACCGGCGCTGCCGCGACGACGCCCGGCTGATCGCCGACGTCGCGCGGCGGATCCGCGGCGAGGAGCCCTTCGCGAAGGAGCCGGCAGCGCCTCTGCCCTGA